The Saccharomyces paradoxus chromosome VIII, complete sequence genome has a window encoding:
- the PTC7 gene encoding type 2C protein phosphatase PTC7 (Type 2C serine/threonine protein phosphatase (PP2C)~similar to YHR076W) — protein MFANVGFRTLRASRGPIYGMFFVLFIGVLIAKFAGHILIDSEANFSHIIGSCSQIISFSKRTFYSSAKNGYQSNNNHGDAYSSGGQTGPFTYKTAVAFQPKDRDDQIYQKLKDSIRSPTGEDNYFVTSNNVHDIFAGVADGVGGWAEHGYDSSAISRELCKKMDEISTTLAENSSKEPLLTPKKIIGAAYAKMRDEKVVKVGGTTAIVAHFPPNGKLHVANLGDSWCGVFRDSKLVFQTQFQTVGFNAPYQLSIIPEEMLKEAERRGSKYILNTPTDADEYSFQLKKNDIVMLATDGVTDNIAADDIELFLKDNSARTKDELQLLSQEFVKNVVSLSKDPNYPSVFAQEISKLSGKNYSGGKEDDITMVIVRVD, from the coding sequence ATGTTTGCAAACGTTGGATTTAGGACTTTGAGGGCCTCTAGAGGTCCTATTTATGGtatgttttttgttttattcaTTGGTGTGCTTATCGCCAAATTTGCAGGACACATACTAATCGACTCAGAGGCTAACTTTTCTCATATTATAGGATCCTGCAGCCAAATCATTagcttttccaaaagaacTTTTTATTCAAGTGCCAAGAATGGATACCAGTCGAACAACAATCATGGTGATGCGTATAGTTCAGGTGGCCAGACAGGTCCATTCACCTATAAAACCGCAGTAGCGTTCCAGCCAAAAGACAGAGACGATCAGATATACCAAAAACTAAAGGATTCTATTAGATCACCTACAGGAGAAGACAACTATTTTGTTACGTCAAACAACGTTCACGATATTTTTGCCGGTGTTGCAGACGGTGTGGGAGGATGGGCTGAGCATGGGTATGATTCCAGTGCCATCTCAAGAGAATTGtgtaaaaaaatggacGAGATAAGCACTACTTTAGCagaaaattcatccaaGGAACCACTTTTAACACCAAAGAAGATTATTGGTGCCGCATACGCAAAAATGAGGGATGAGAAAGTGGTGAAGGTAGGCGGGACAACTGCCATTGTTGCTCATTTCCCACCTAATGGAAAGTTGCACGTTGCCAACTTGGGTGATTCTTGGTGTGGAGTCTTTAGAGATTCTAAACTTGTATTCCAGACACAGTTTCAAACGGTTGGATTTAACGCACCTTACCAGTTGTCGATTATTCCAGAAGAAATGTTGAAAGAGGCCGAAAGAAGGGGCAGCAAATATATTCTAAACACACCCACAGACGCTGATGAATATAGTttccaattgaagaaaaacgaTATTGTTATGTTGGCTACCGACGGTGTAACCGATAATATTGCCGCAGATGATATCGAgctttttttgaaggataACTCCGCTAGAACAAAGGATGAGTTACAGCTATTATCACAGGAATTTGTGAAGAACGTTGTCAGTTTAAGCAAAGACCCTAATTATCCCAGTGTTTTTGCGCAAGAGATTTCTAAACTAAGTGGTAAGAACTACAGTGGTGGTAAAGAAGACGATATAACTATGGTTATTGTAAGAGTTGATTAA
- the QNS1 gene encoding glutamine-dependent NAD(+) synthetase (Glutamine-dependent NAD(+) synthetase~similar to YHR074W): MSHLITLATCNLNQWALDFEGNRDRILESIKIAKERGARLRVGPELEITGYGCLDHFLENDVCLHSWEMYAQIIKNKETHGLILDIGMPVLHKNVRYNCRLLSLDGEILFIRPKIWLANDGNYREMRFFTPWMKPGVVEDFILPPEIQKVTGQRLVPFGDAVINSLDTCIGTETCEELFTPQSPHIAMSLDGVEIMTNSSGSHHELRKLNKRLDLILNATKRCGGVYLYANQRGCDGDRLYYDGCALIAINGTIVAQGSQFSLNDVEVITATVDLEEVRSYRAAVMSRGLQASLAEIKFKRIDIPVELALMTSRFDPTVCPTKVREPFYHSPEEEIALGPACWMWDYLRRCNGTGFFLPLSGGIDSCATAMIVHSMCRLVTDAAQNGNEQVIEDIRKITRSGDDWIPNSPQEVASKIFHSCFMGTENSSKETRNRAKDLSKAIGSYHVDLKMDSLVSSVVSLFEVATGKKPVFKIFGGSQIENLALQNIQARLRMVLSYLFAQLLPWVRGIPNSGGLLVLGSANVDECLRGYLTKYDCSSADINPIGGISKTDLKRFIAYASKEYDMPILDDFLNATPTAELEPMTKDYVQSDEKDMGMTYEELGVFGYLRKVEKCGPYSMFLKLLHQWSPKLTPRQISEKVKRFFFFYAINRHKQTVLTPSYHAEQYSPEDNRFDLRPFLINPRFPWASRKIDEVVEECEAHKGSTLDIMSID, from the coding sequence ATGTCACATCTTATCACTTTAGCTACGTGTAATTTGAATCAATGGGCCCTGGATTTTGAAGGTAATAGAGACCGTATCCTAGAGTCCATTAAGATTGCCAAAGAGAGAGGTGCCAGGTTACGTGTTGGCCCAGAACTAGAAATAACTGGCTATGGATGTTTAGATCATTTCTTAGAAAATGATGTTTGCCTTCATTCGTGGGAAATGTACGCTCAAATCAttaagaataaagaaactCATGGATTAATTCTTGACATCGGTATGCCTGTTCTGCATAAGAATGTTCGTTATAATTGTCGTCTGTTATCCTTGGATGGTGAGATATTGTTCATAAGACCCAAGATTTGGTTAGCTAATGATGGTAACTATAGGGAAATGAGATTTTTTACACCTTGGATGAAACCTGGCGTAGTGGAGGACTTTATCCTTCCACctgaaattcaaaaagttaCGGGTCAGAGACTTGTGCCATTTGGAGACGCTGTGATAAATTCATTGGATACGTGCATTGGTACAGAAACTTGTGAAGAATTATTTACTCCCCAATCGCCCCATATCGCCATGTCATTAGATGGTGTGGAAATCATGACGAACTCATCTGGTTCTCATCATGAACTGCGtaaattaaataaaagaCTAGACCTAATTTTAAATGCCACCAAACGTTGTGGTGGTGTTTACTTGTACGCGAATCAAAGAGGTTGTGATGGTGATAGATTATATTATGATGGCTGTGCATTAATTGCCATTAATGGTACAATTGTAGCCCAAGGTTCACAATTTTCTCTAAATGATGTGGAAGTTATTACCGCTACTGTGGACCTTGAAGAAGTGAGGAGTTACCGTGCAGCTGTCATGTCCCGTGGTCTGCAAGCTTCCTTGGCAGAAATAAAGTTCAAACGTATTGATATTCCCGTAGAATTGGCCTTGATGACCTCCAGATTTGATCCTACAGTGTGTCCAACAAAAGTTCGTGAACCTTTCTATCACTCTCCTGAGGAAGAAATTGCATTGGGCCCCGCTTGCTGGATGTGGGATTATTTAAGACGCTGTAACGGCACGgggttttttcttcctttatcTGGGGGTATTGACTCTTGTGCAACAGCAATGATTGTTCACTCCATGTGCCGCTTAGTCACAGACGCTGCtcaaaatggaaatgagCAAGTTATTGAAGACATTCGTAAGATAACACGTAGCGGCGATGATTGGATTCCAAACAGTCCACAAGAAGTAGCctcaaaaatatttcactCCTGTTTCATGGGTACGGAAAATTCATCCAAGGAGACAAGGAACAGAGCAAAAGACCTTTCCAAAGCTATTGGATCTTACCATGTTGACTTAAAGATGGACTCCTTAGTATCCAGTGTGGTATCTTTATTCGAAGTAGCCACTGGAAAAAAACCAgtattcaaaatatttgggGGATCTCAAATCGAGAATTTGGCTTTACAGAACATTCAGGCGCGTCTAAGAATGGTTCTTTCATATCTTTTTGCACAACTGTTGCCGTGGGTTCGTGGTATCCCAAACTCTGGTGGCCTGTTAGTGCTCGGTAGTGCAAATGTTGATGAATGCTTGCGTGGGTATCTAACAAAATATGACTGCTCTTCCGCAGATATCAATCCTATTGGAGGTATTTCAAAGACTGACTTGAAAAGATTCATTGCGTACGCTTCAAAAGAGTATGACATGCCAATCTTAGATGACTTTTTAAATGCCACACCAACTGCAGAATTGGAACCTATGACTAAGGATTACGTGCAATCAGATGAGAAAGATATGGGGATGACATATGAGGAATTGGGTGTGTTTGGTTATCTAAGAAAGGTTGAAAAATGTGGTCCTTATTCTATGTTCTTAAAACTCCTTCATCAATGGTCCCCAAAGTTAACACCTCGTCAAATATCTGAAAAGgtaaaaagattttttttcttctacgCTATCAACAGACACAAACAAACTGTTTTAACTCCTAGTTATCATGCTGAACAGTATTCACCAGAAGACAACAGATTTGATTTACGTCCTTTCTTAATCAACCCAAGATTTCCATGGgcttcaagaaaaattgacgAAGTTGTTGAGGAATGCGAAGCACATAAAGGTTCAACGCTTGACATTATGTCAATTGATTag
- a CDS encoding uncharacterized protein (High osmolarity-regulated gene of unknown function~similar to YHR078W): MEALIVFIVLSISGAFTYKWSYERLWFKVGSLFDIISTSSKKNVFPLTNQLEVGSNENASGMGNFINKFYTEYSLPSHKVLQSLRVLFSLAMMTYTVTIEIILWQIKVAGMDKEVTFITTWVWPLTAVMLSFILILFQPFFIIISLLNKFYNDKFDIDRLIIVTCIILSLLIALLSYINIGPFQYTKNILTRLSIGGVTVMASLSGLATVSSLYYNFLVIWHKFRNTPMSDPGFRNINNSNNNNKSLLWTTNANIEEKIQDYEHNIEQNVQMLTSLGEETNGENSTFKAELMEKIAWYQLELGKLETLLQQSPQVRTFKKAFEIGFIIYCLHKLIITFLKRIPYIIYHSLKYPNDYEYENFSENAASDPLAITIANILDFSFFRFNYQHDLDSLTKQISLFLSISLFLCCLSAVNTTISYVVTLLPVKFQILALFAMQNDDTANVLPEYTNSSTQKGKKRNYSHEQKGISLIKNLVVSELTGVYVLATTLMVRSHLPFEVSQRLKELLGEKFTVPNIVIDSWFDEVYAFACVFTFICVRIAERKLSIKKVSVE, from the coding sequence ATGGAAGCGCTTATAGTATTCATAGTGCTTTCCATATCCGGAGCGTTCACTTACAAATGGTCCTATGAAAGGCTCTGGTTTAAAGTAGGGTCATTGTTTGACATCATATCAACTTcctcgaagaaaaatgtttttcctttgacAAACCAATTGGAAGTTGGCTCAAATGAGAATGCGTCTGGTATGGGtaatttcattaataaattttaCACAGAATATTCTTTACCTTCACATAAGGTATTGCAATCACTGCGAGtccttttttcattagcaATGATGACGTATACGGTAACAATAGAGATTATTTTATGGCAGATTAAGGTAGCTGGAATGGACAAGGAAGTTACCTTCATAACGACCTGGGTCTGGCCTCTGACTGCTGTCATGCTATCTTTCATACTAATTTTATTTCAgccatttttcattataatATCGTTATTGAATAAATTCTACAATGATAAGTTTGATATCGATAGGTTGATAATAGTGACATGCATAATCTTATCATTACTCATTGCGCTTTTAAGCTACATAAATATTGGACCGTTCCAGTACACGAAAAATATTCTAACTAGACTGTCCATCGGAGGCGTCACAGTCATGGCTTCTCTATCTGGATTGGCCACTGTTTCTAGTTTATACTACAACTTTTTAGTCATCTGGCACAAGTTTCGTAATACACCAATGTCGGATCCCGGTTTTAGAAACAtaaacaacagcaacaataacaataaatcTCTCTTATGGACAACCAATGCGAATATTGAGGAAAAAATCCAAGATTACGAACATAATATTGAACAAAATGTGCAGATGTTAACAAGTTTAGGAGAAGAGACAAATGGAGAAAACTCGACTTTTAAAGCAGAGTTGATGGAAAAGATCGCCTGGTATCAACTGGAGCTTGGAAAATTGGAAACATTATTACAGCAGTCCCCTCAGGTGCGCACTTTCAAGAAAGCTTTTGAGATCGGCTTTATCATATATTGTCTTCATAAACTAATaataacttttttgaaaagaatccCCTATATCATATATCACTCGCTCAAATATCCAAATGACTACGAGTATGAGAATTTCAGTGAAAATGCAGCATCAGATCCTTTGGCGATTACTATAGCAAATATCttggatttttcatttttcaggTTCAATTATCAGCACGATCTAGATTCGTTAACCAAGCaaatatctttatttttgtcaATTTCGCTCTTTCTTTGCTGTCTTTCTGCTGTCAATACCACTATCTCATATGTTGTGACTCTTTTGCCCGTAAAATTCCAGATTCTTGCACTGTTTGCAATGCAAAATGATGATACTGCTAATGTACTCCCAGAGTACACGAATAGTTCTACtcaaaagggaaaaaagaggaacTATTCCCACGAACAGAAAGGAATATCCctgataaaaaatttggtagTGTCAGAGTTGACCGGTGTCTACGTTTTAGCTACAACGCTAATGGTTAGGTCTCACCTTCCCTTTGAAGTATCACAAAGATTGAAGGAGCTATTGGGTGAAAAGTTCACCGTCCCGAACATTGTCATAGATTCTTGGTTTGATGAAGTCTACGCTTTTGCATGTGTGTTTACTTTCATTTGCGTAAGAATTGCAGAACGGAAGCTCTCTATCAAGAAAGTTAGTGTTGAATAA
- the PPE1 gene encoding phosphoprotein phosphatase methylesterase 1 (Protein with carboxyl methyl esterase activity~similar to YHR075C) → MSGDLRRKIALSQFERAKKVLDMTFQEDEDDENDGDALGSLPSFNCQSNRNRIRTDKTDNIADRFSSKEKSSLPSWRDFFDNKELVSLHDRDLNVNTYYTLPTSLLSNTTSIPIFIFHHGAGSSGLSFANLAKELNTKLEGRCGCFAFDARGHAETKSTKLNEPMRFDRDSFIEDFVSLLNYWFKSKISQEPLQRVSIILIGHSLGGSICTFAYPKLSTELQKKVLGITMLDIVEEAAIMALNKVEHFLQNTPNIFGSIDDAVDWHVQHALSRLRSSAEIAIPALFTPLKSGKVVRITNLKTFSPFWDTWFTDLSHSFVALPVSKLLILAGNENLDKELIVGQMQGKYQLVVFQDSGHFIQEDSPTKTAITLIDFWKRNDSRNVVIKTNWGQHKTVQNT, encoded by the coding sequence atgtctgGCGatttgagaagaaaaatcgCTTTGTCCCAGTTCGAGAGAGCTAAAAAGGTTCTAGATATGACTTTccaagaagatgaggatgatgaaaatgatggTGATGCATTGGGAAGCCTTCCATCGTTCAATTGTCAATCAAATAGAAACAGAATTCGTACGGATAAAACCGATAATATTGCCGATAGATTTTCAAGTAAGGAAAAGAGTAGTTTGCCGAGTTGGAGggatttttttgataacaAGGAGTTGGTAAGTCTTCATGATAGAGATCTTAACGTAAATACGTACTATACATTGCCTACCTCATTGTTATCAAATACCACTTCAATTcccatttttattttccacCATGGGGCCGGCTCCTCAGGTTTATCATTTGCAAACTTGGCCAAAGAATTAAATACTAAACTAGAAGGAAGATGCGGATGCTTTGCATTTGATGCTAGAGGACATGCAGAAACAAAGTCCACAAAACTCAATGAGCCTATGCGCTTTGATAGAGACTCttttattgaagatttcGTAAGCCTACTAAATTATTGGTTTAAATCTAAAATAAGCCAAGAGCCACTTCAAAGGGTATCTATTATTTTGATTGGTCACTCCCTTGGTGGAAGTATATGTACTTTTGCATACCCTAAATTATCAACAGAGttacaaaagaaagttcTTGGTATTACTATGCTAGATATTGTGGAAGAGGCTGCTATTATGGCCTTAAATAAAGTTGAGCATTTTCTGCAGAATACACCAAATATATTCGGGTCAATTGATGACGCTGTCGATTGGCACGTTCAGCACGCGTTATCGAGATTGAGATCAAGCGCCGAAATTGCTATACCAGCTTTATTTACTCCGCTTAAGTCAGGGAAAGTTGTCAGGATTACAAACCTTAAGACGTTTAGCCCCTTCTGGGACACATGGTTCACGGATCTATCGCATTCCTTCGTCGCTCTACCCGTTAGtaaattattgatattggCAGGAAACGAAAACTTGGATAAAGAATTAATTGTGGGGCAAATGCAAGGTAAGTATCAGTTAGTTGTCTTCCAAGATTCCGGACACTTCATTCAAGAAGACTCACCCACGAAAACAGCAATCACTTTAATTGATTTCTGGAAGCGGAATGATTCTAGGAACGTAGTAATCAAGACTAATTGGGGTCAACATAAAACCGTGCAAAATACATAA
- the NMD2 gene encoding Nmd2p (Protein involved in the nonsense-mediated mRNA decay (NMD) pathway~similar to YHR077C): MDDGRKRELHDLNTRAWNGEEVFPLKSKKLDSSIKRNTGFIKKLKKGFVKGSEPSLLKDLSEASLEKYLSEIIVTVTECLLNVPNKNDDVIAAVEIISGLHQRFTGRFTGPLLGAFLQTFENPSVDIESERDELQRITRIKGNLRVFTELYLVGVFRTLDDIESKDVVPNFLQKKTGRKDPLLFSILREILNYKFKLGFTTTIATAFIKKFAPFFHDDDNSWDDLIFDSNLKSTLQSLFKIFIEATFSRAAELHKKVNRLQREHQKCQIRTGKLRDEYIEEYDKLLPIFIRFKNSAITLGEFFELEIPELEGASNDDLKETASPMITNQILPPNQRLWENEDTRKFYEILPDISKTVEESQSTKTEKDLNLNSKNINLFFTDLEMADSKDIIDQLSNRYWLSHLDNKATRNRILKFFMETQDWSKLSVYSRFIATNSKYMPEIVSEFINYLDNGFRNQLHSNKINVKNIIFFSEMIKFQLIPSFMIFHKIRTLIMNMQVPNNVEILTVLLEHSGKFLLNKPEYKELMEKMVQLIKDKKNDRQLNMNMKGALENIITLLYPPSVKSLNVSVKTITPEQQFYRILIRSELNNLDFKHVVKLIRKAHWGDLAIQKALFSLFSKPHKISYQNIPLLTKVLGGLYSYRRDFVIRCIDQVLENIERGLEINDYGQNMHRISNVRYLTEIFNYEMIKSDVLLDTIYHIVRFGHINNQPNPFYLNDSDPPDNYFRIQLVTTILLNIKRTPAAFTKKCKVLLRFFEYYTFIKEQPLPKETEFRVSSTFKKYESIFENAKFERSENLVESASRLESLLKSLNTTKSKDSEVKGLSSSIDNGKESAVSIEVIAEDDDDDDDENDDGVDLLGEDEDVETSVLVPESAPEKSRIKEDDSEDDDEDDDEDEDDDDEDDDEEEDDDDDDDDDDGEDSDSDLEYGGDLDADRDIEMKRMYEEYEKKLKDEEERKAEDELERQFQQMMQESIDARKSEKVVASKIPVISKPVSVQKPLVLKKSEEPSSNKESYEESSKPKKIAFTFLTKSGKKTQSRVLQLPTDVKFVSDVLEEEEKLKTERDKIKKIVLKRSFD; the protein is encoded by the exons ATGGAC GATggaaggaaaagagaatTGCACGACTTAAATACCCGAGCTTGGAATGGCGAGGAAGTCTTTCCcttgaaaagcaaaaagcTAGATTCTAGTATAAAGAGAAACACTggttttataaaaaaattaaagaaggGATTTGTGAAAGGTTCAGAACCCTCGTTGCTGAAAGATTTGAGTGAGGCCTCCTTGGAAAAGTACCTATCAGAGATAATAGTAACAGTAACTGAGTGTTTGTTAAACGTTCCGAATAAGAACGATGATGTAATTGCCGCTGTTGAGATCATAAGTGGACTTCATCAAAGGTTCACTGGCCGGTTCACTGGTCCTCTTTTGGGAGCTTTTCTGCAGACTTTTGAGAATCCCTCTGTCGACATAGAATCCGAAAGAGATGAGCTTCAAAGGATAACCAGAATTAAAGGAAATCTTCGCGTATTTACTGAGCTTTACTTAGTTGGGGTTTTCAGAACATTGGATGATATTGAGTCGAAGGACGTTGTTCCAAATTTCCTACAGAAAAAGACTGGCCGAAAAGATCCATTGCTATTCAGTATCCTCAGAGAGATTCTTAAttataaattcaaattggGTTTTACTACCACTATTGCAACTGcatttattaaaaaatttgcgCCTTTTTTCCATGATGACGATAATTCTTGGGATGATTTGATATTTGATTCGAACCTAAAATCTACGTTACAGTCTTTGTTTAAGATTTTTATAGAGGCTACCTTTTCCAGGGCCGCAGAACTGCATAAAAAGGTCAATAGACTACAAAGAGAGCATCAGAAATGTCAAATAAGAACAGGGAAATTAAGAGATGAGTACATAGAGGAGTACGACAAGTTACTTCCAATATTTATtagattcaaaaattccGCAATAACATTGGGGGAATTTTTTGAGTTAGAAATTCCCGAGCTTGAAGGTGCTTCTAATGAcgatttgaaagaaactgCCTCTCCAATGATCACGAATCAGATATTGCCACCCAATCAACGATTATGGGAAAATGAAGACACAAGGAAATTTTATGAGATTCTACCAGATATCTCTAAAACTGTAGAAGAATCACAATCCAccaaaacagaaaaagatttaaatttaaactctaaaaatattaatttATTCTTTACAGATTTGGAAATGGCTGACTCCAAAGATATAATTGACCAGCTCTCGAATAGATATTGGTTATCGCATTTGGACAACAAAGCCACAAGAAATCgaatattgaaatttttcatggAAACACAAGACTGGAGCAAACTGTCGGTATATTCCAGATTTATTGCAACAAACAGTAAATATATGCCTGAAATTGTTTctgaatttataaattaCCTAGATAATGGCTTTAGGAACCAGCTACACTCTAACAAGATTAACGTAAAAAAcattatcttcttcagcgAAATGATCAAATTTCAACTGATACCGTCATTTATGATTTTCCATAAGATTAGGACATTAATCATGAATATGCAAGTTCCAAATAACGTAGAGATTTTGACCGTTTTATTAGAACACTCAGGAAAATTCCTGCTAAATAAACCAGAATATAAGGAattaatggaaaaaatggtCCAACTAATCaaggacaaaaaaaatgatagaCAATTGAATATGAATATGAAAGGTGCCCTGGAAAACATAATCACTTTACTTTATCCCCCTTCTGTCAAGTCTTTGAACGTTTCAGTAAAAACGATAACACCCGAACAACAATTTTATCGCATTTTGATTAGAAGTGAACTGAATAACTTAGACTTCAAACACGTTGTTAAGTTGATTCGTAAGGCTCACTGGGGCGATTTAGCTATCCAGAAAGCGctgttttctcttttttcaaaaccgCATAAGATTAGTTATCAAAACATTCCCCTACTAACTAAAGTTCTGGGCGGCCTATACAGCTACCGCCGCGACTTCGTTATCAGATGTATAGACCAGGTActagaaaatattgaacGGGGCTTGGAAATCAATGATTATGGACAAAACATGCATAGAATATCGAATGTTAGATACTTAACTGAAATATTTAACTATGAAATGATAAAGTCCGATGTTTTGTTAGATACCATTTACCACATTGTTAGATTCGGTCATATCAACAATCAGCCCAAtcctttttatttgaatgattCAGACCCGCCAGATAACTATTTCAGAATTCAGCTGGTCACCACGATTTTGTTAAATATCAAGAGAACCCCTGCTGCTTTTACTAAAAAATGCAAAGTTTTGCTGAGGTTTTTCGAGTATTATACTTTTATTAAAGAACAGCCTTTACCTAAGGAGACAGAATTTAGGGTGTCAAGcacattcaaaaaatatgagaGCATTTTCGAAAATGCTAAGTTTGAAAGGTCAGAAAACCTAGTAGAAAGTGCCTCAAGGTTGGAAAGTTTACTGAAATCATTAAACACAACAAAAAGCAAAGATAGCGAAGTGAAGGGACTTTCCTCAAGCATTGACAATGGTAAGGAGAGCGCAGTTTCTATTGAAGTAATTGCagaagatgatgacgatgatgacgatgaaaatGACGATGGTGTGGATTTACTAggagaagatgaagatgtgGAGACAAGCGTATTGGTCCCAGAGTCAGCACCAGAAAAAAGCCGGATAAAAGAAGACGACAGtgaagatgatgacgaagacgacgatgaagacgaagatgatgatgatgaagatgatgatgaagaagaagacgatgatgatgacgatgatgatgatgatggcgAAGACAGCGATTCTGATTTGGAGTATGGTGGTGACCTTGACGCAGACAGAGATATTGAGATGAAACGAATGTACGAAGAATACGAGAAAAAGCTAaaagatgaggaagaaagaaaagcgGAAGATGAGTTAGAAAGGcaatttcaacaaatgATGCAAGAATCCATAGACGCAAGAAAAAGCGAAAAGGTTGTTGCCAGTAAAATCCCAGTAATTTCGAAGCCAGTCAGCGTTCAAAAACCTCTggtattgaaaaagagtGAGGAGCCTTCCTCAAACAAGGAGAGTTACGAAGAATCGTCTAAGCCAAAGAAGATTGCATTCACGTTTTTGACTAAAAGTGGTAAGAAAACACAATCAAGAGTTTTACAGTTACCAACGGATGTGAAGTTCGTCTCTGATgttcttgaagaagaagagaagcTGAAAACAGAACGAGACAAGATTAAAAAGATTGTTTTAAAACGATCTTTTGACTAA